The following is a genomic window from Gammaproteobacteria bacterium.
GGGTGAGGGGTGAGTCACGCAGCTTCGCAGCGTGACGCTTTTCTACGCCTCACTGTTTTCTACGCCTTACGCCTAACTCCTCACGCCTCACTGTTTTCTACGCCTTACGCCTAACTCCTCACGCCTCACTGTTTTCTACGCCTTACGCCTAACTCCTCACGCCTCACTGTTTTCTACGCCTTACGCCTAACTCCTTACGCCTCACACTTCAGCCCCTGTATTTATGGCGGAGAGGGAGGGATTCGAACCCCCGGTGGGTTGCCCCACAACGGTTTTCAAGACCGCCGCTTTCGACCGCTCAGCCACCTCTCCAAGTTCAGAGGACAGAAATCAGATGCCAGTTCACAGTTGCCTAAATTCATCGAGTGTTAAACACGCCTGCTTCAGGATTTTGCGGAATGTTCCTTCCGGCACATCACCGGGGTGCATGGCCACATAGGTTTGCCTGCTTCTACCGGGATGGTCTCGCCATGGGTACGTTTTTCCTCAATCCATAACCGCGCTAAATCCAAGGCGGCGGTCTTGGCGCCCTCGATACCTTTACCGTGGGTGGTTAAATCCAGCGCTGGAATATGCGCATAATAGTAACCCGGGGGCAGGGATGCATCGTCAATCTGCTCATAAACAATCGAAAAAACCATTTTTGAGGCGCCTCTTCCGAAGTGGTTTTGATAAATCATCTTAGCATATGAGGCAAGGGGTCAACTGCCGTGCCATATCGTGCAGCATGGGCTATTGGTGGTAATTGGTGGTAAGCAGAATAACCGAAAATACCTGCTATTGCTATTCGCGCCGGTTCGGTTATGCTATGAACTTAACCGTGTTCCAAAAGTCTTACACACGTGTAACAATTCAGGAGCCTAGCATGAATTTTTCCCAACCGATAATCGCTCGCACGAGCACTGCGTTACCCATCACTAACAAGCTGATCCGTAACACTTATATGCTGCTTGCCATGACGCTGCTGTTCAGCGCGTTCACGGCCGGCATTTCCATGACGTTTAACCTGCCCCACCCTGGATTGCTGGTCACCTTGGTGGGTTATTTTGGCCTGCTGTATTTGACCCATAAACTGCAAAACAGCGTCTGGGGGCTGGCC
Proteins encoded in this region:
- a CDS encoding type II toxin-antitoxin system HicB family antitoxin, yielding MVFSIVYEQIDDASLPPGYYYAHIPALDLTTHGKGIEGAKTAALDLARLWIEEKRTHGETIPVEAGKPMWPCTPVMCRKEHSAKS